Proteins encoded together in one uncultured Desulfosarcina sp. window:
- a CDS encoding diaminopimelate decarboxylase, with translation MPMSNAFETRLYPRIEEIAAHFGTPFHIYDETGIRETGERLKKAFAEIDGFREYFAVKALPNPAILAIMADMGFGFDCSSVAELVLARRGGARGEDIMFTSNNTTRAEFARAMADGGSIVNLDDISLLGNLPDVPEPICFRYNPGERRTGNAIIGTPVEAKYGVSHDQLIQAYAEAKASGSKRFGLHTMLASNELDHTYMVQTAAMLLEEARRILEELDIRLEFINIGGGFGIPYRPADTPLNLEAMAASISGLFRDFFRETGSMPKLYMESGRFMTGPHGALVTTAINRKEIYRTYVGVDASMSALMRPGIYGAYHHITVPGKSDGDTEVVDVVGSLCENNDKFAIQRRLPAIEKGDRVVIHDTGAHGHAMGFNYNGRLRPKELLLRSDGTVELIRREERLEDHFATLDFPADRLATETDAAFVHLAN, from the coding sequence TCCGGGAAACCGGGGAGCGGCTCAAAAAGGCCTTTGCCGAGATAGACGGATTCCGCGAATACTTTGCTGTAAAGGCCCTGCCCAACCCCGCCATTCTGGCCATCATGGCCGACATGGGCTTCGGCTTCGACTGCAGCTCGGTGGCCGAACTGGTGCTGGCTAGACGGGGGGGCGCCCGCGGCGAAGACATCATGTTCACCTCCAACAACACGACCCGGGCCGAATTTGCCAGAGCCATGGCCGACGGCGGCAGCATCGTCAATCTGGACGACATCTCCCTTCTCGGTAATTTGCCGGACGTGCCGGAACCGATCTGCTTCCGCTACAATCCGGGCGAACGCCGAACGGGCAATGCCATTATCGGCACGCCGGTCGAAGCCAAATACGGGGTCAGCCACGACCAGCTGATCCAGGCATACGCCGAAGCCAAAGCCTCGGGGAGCAAACGGTTCGGACTGCACACCATGCTGGCCTCCAACGAACTGGACCATACCTATATGGTGCAGACCGCCGCCATGCTTCTGGAAGAGGCCCGGCGCATTCTGGAAGAGCTGGATATCCGCCTCGAATTCATCAATATCGGCGGCGGGTTTGGAATCCCTTACCGCCCTGCCGACACGCCTTTGAACCTGGAAGCCATGGCCGCTTCCATTTCCGGCCTGTTCCGCGACTTTTTCCGGGAAACGGGCAGCATGCCCAAACTCTACATGGAAAGCGGCCGTTTCATGACCGGCCCCCACGGCGCGCTGGTGACCACGGCCATCAACCGCAAGGAAATTTACCGCACCTATGTCGGGGTCGATGCCTCCATGTCGGCCCTCATGCGGCCCGGCATCTACGGCGCCTACCATCATATCACCGTACCGGGCAAAAGCGATGGGGATACCGAAGTGGTGGACGTGGTGGGCTCCCTTTGTGAAAACAACGACAAATTCGCCATCCAGCGGCGTCTGCCCGCAATCGAAAAGGGCGATCGGGTGGTCATCCACGACACCGGCGCCCACGGCCATGCCATGGGCTTCAACTACAACGGCCGGCTCAGGCCCAAGGAACTGCTGCTGCGATCCGACGGCACCGTCGAACTGATTCGCAGGGAAGAACGCCTGGAAGACCATTTCGCCACCCTGGACTTTCCGGCTGACCGCCTGGCGACAGAAACCGATGCGGCGTTTGTGCATCTGGCCAACTGA
- a CDS encoding AEC family transporter, protein MGQIVATIIPIFSLVALGNIARRRGFLPEAFMGPANRLVYYLAIPAMIFRAIAKASLTLHFNPIVLGLTLAAIVALFAVCWCTAILLQLPREIRAAFIQCSFHGNLGYIGLAVAFYYLGGEGLARTSIMAAFIMILQNFLAVVTLQAHSRQAAAGGRTRAFVAKIVGNPVIVSALVGIFFSLTGFPVPLVLDRSLQILGGLALPMALLIIGGSLSMTRMRKRLAAVAGACFFKLLLLPAIGFGLFRLAGQASADWLPAIILLASPTATIAYVMAREMNADADFAVAAISATTLFSAATFVFWLSVG, encoded by the coding sequence CGCCAGGCGCAGGGGATTTTTGCCGGAGGCATTCATGGGGCCGGCCAACCGGCTGGTGTATTATCTGGCCATCCCGGCCATGATTTTTAGGGCCATTGCCAAGGCTTCCCTGACCCTTCATTTCAACCCCATCGTCCTCGGACTGACGCTGGCGGCCATTGTCGCCCTTTTTGCCGTGTGCTGGTGCACAGCCATATTGCTGCAGCTGCCGCGGGAAATTCGCGCCGCCTTCATCCAATGCTCTTTTCACGGGAATCTCGGGTATATCGGACTGGCCGTGGCGTTTTACTATTTAGGGGGCGAGGGCCTGGCTCGGACCAGCATCATGGCCGCTTTTATCATGATCTTGCAGAATTTTTTGGCCGTGGTGACCCTTCAGGCCCATAGCCGGCAAGCGGCTGCGGGCGGTCGAACCCGGGCTTTCGTTGCCAAGATCGTCGGCAACCCGGTGATCGTATCCGCCCTTGTAGGCATTTTTTTCTCCCTGACCGGTTTTCCCGTGCCCCTGGTGCTGGACCGCAGTCTGCAAATCCTGGGCGGGCTGGCCCTGCCCATGGCCCTGCTGATTATCGGCGGATCACTTTCGATGACCCGTATGCGAAAACGGCTGGCGGCCGTTGCGGGCGCCTGCTTTTTTAAACTGCTGCTGTTGCCGGCCATCGGGTTCGGGCTGTTTCGCCTGGCGGGCCAGGCATCGGCGGACTGGCTGCCGGCGATTATTCTCCTGGCTTCACCCACAGCTACCATCGCCTATGTCATGGCCAGAGAAATGAATGCGGATGCGGATTTCGCCGTGGCCGCCATTTCGGCAACCACCTTGTTTTCCGCGGCCACCTTCGTTTTCTGGCTGAGCGTCGGATGA
- a CDS encoding SDR family oxidoreductase — MEAFKRALVTGGAGFIGSHLTDALVESGCRVTVLDNLSTGHRSNIDHLGDRIDFVHGDIRDAALLDRVIEGCEVVFHQAAVVSVTQSVEDPPHSCEVNGLGTVRVLDACRRAGVRRAVMASSSAVYGDDPRLPKTEDMAPMPLSPYAVQKLTGEFYASVFGRLYGLETVCLRYFNVFGPRQDPSSPYSGVISIFMTKAAAGQAPTIYGDGGQTRDFVYVKDVVRANLAAAGKAEAAGKVFNVGRGESIRIRELWDLIGNIAGTELEPEFAPPRPGDIRDSVSDIGAIHRELAFLPEVGLRQGLEKTLAWVRLED; from the coding sequence ATGGAAGCGTTCAAACGCGCCCTGGTTACGGGGGGAGCGGGATTCATCGGGTCTCACCTGACCGATGCGCTCGTGGAAAGCGGTTGCCGGGTCACGGTTCTGGACAACCTGTCCACCGGGCATCGCAGCAACATCGATCACTTGGGAGATCGCATCGATTTCGTTCACGGTGACATTCGCGATGCCGCGCTCCTGGATCGGGTCATCGAAGGGTGCGAAGTGGTTTTCCATCAGGCTGCGGTGGTGTCGGTAACCCAGTCCGTCGAGGACCCGCCTCATTCCTGCGAGGTCAATGGCCTGGGGACGGTCCGCGTCCTGGATGCCTGCCGGCGGGCCGGTGTCCGGCGGGCGGTCATGGCCAGTTCTTCGGCGGTTTACGGCGACGATCCCCGTTTGCCCAAAACCGAAGACATGGCCCCCATGCCCTTGAGCCCCTATGCGGTGCAAAAGCTTACCGGAGAATTTTACGCCTCGGTGTTCGGCCGGCTTTACGGGTTGGAAACCGTTTGCCTGAGATATTTCAATGTCTTCGGCCCTCGGCAGGACCCATCCTCGCCTTACTCGGGCGTAATTTCCATCTTCATGACCAAGGCGGCCGCCGGTCAGGCGCCGACGATCTACGGCGACGGCGGCCAGACCCGCGACTTCGTCTATGTCAAGGATGTGGTGCGGGCCAATCTGGCGGCCGCCGGCAAGGCAGAAGCCGCCGGCAAGGTGTTTAACGTGGGCCGGGGGGAATCGATCCGCATCCGTGAACTCTGGGATCTGATCGGAAACATCGCGGGCACCGAACTCGAGCCGGAGTTCGCCCCCCCGCGTCCGGGCGACATCCGTGACTCGGTTTCCGATATCGGGGCGATTCACCGGGAGCTGGCATTCTTGCCCGAAGTCGGCCTTCGCCAGGGGTTGGAGAAAACCCTGGCGTGGGTTCGATTGGAAGACTGA